The Paracoccus liaowanqingii genome window below encodes:
- a CDS encoding pyruvate carboxylase has translation MFKKILIANRGEIAIRVMRAANELGKKTVAVYAEEDKLGLHRFKADEAYRIGEGLGPVAAYLSIPEIIRVAKLAGADAIHPGYGLLSENPDFVDACVEAGITFIGPRADTMRALGDKASARRVAIKAGVPVIPATEVLGEDFDAIKAEAAEVGYPLMLKASWGGGGRGMRPINNPEELIEKVREGRREAEAAFGNGEGYLEKMILRARHVEVQLLGDTHGGLYHLYERDCTVQRRNQKVVERAPAPYLSEDQRAEVCALALKIGQAVGYQNAGTVEFLMDMDNQQFYFIEVNPRVQVEHTVTEEVTGIDIVQSQIKIAEGATLAEATGHAAQADITLSGHALQCRVTTEDPQNNFIPDYGRITAYRSATGMGIRLDGGTAYSGGVITRYYDSLLVKVTAWAQTPDQAIKRMDRALREFRVRGVSTNIDFVINLLKHPVFLDDTYTTKFIDTTDDLFTFAKRQDRATRILTYLADISVNGHPETAGRPLPPAQARAPIPPAPKGAPAPGTRQMLEDQGAQAVADWMAAQTQLLITDTTMRDGHQSLLATRMRSIDMIRVAPSYAANLPQLFSVECWGGATFDVAYRFLQECPWQRLRDIRAKMPNLMTQMLLRASNGVGYTNYPDNVVQFFVKQAAETGVDVFRVFDSLNWVENMRVAMDAVIESGKICEGTVCYTGNMLDPDRAKYDLKYYVKTAQDLKAAGAHVLGLKDMAGLLKPPAARILIKALKEEVGLPIHFHTHDTSGMGGATILAAADAGVDAVDCAMDALSGNTSQPTLGSVVEALAQTERDTGLDIGAVRAISNYWERVRESYAAFESGLQSPASEVYLHEMPGGQFTNLKSQARSMGLEDRWHEVAQAYADVNRMFGDIVKVTPSSKVVGDMALMMVSQNLTPEDVMNPDRDMSFPDSVVDMMRGNLGQPPGGWPQAIQDKVLKGEAPITDRPGAHLEPVDLEEVRAKLSEELDGKAIDDEDLNGYLMYPKVFTDYMARHETYGPVRTLPTRSFFYGMEPGDEISVEIDPGKTLEIRLLTLGETDEKGEMKVFFELNGQPRQVRVPNRKATGTSAARPKADPANAGHVGAPMPGVVASVGVTAGQAVAQGDLLLTIEAMKMETGLHADRDGTITALHVSPGQQIDAKDLLVEIG, from the coding sequence ATGTTCAAGAAAATTCTTATCGCGAACCGGGGCGAGATCGCCATCCGCGTCATGCGCGCGGCCAACGAGCTGGGCAAGAAGACGGTCGCCGTCTATGCCGAGGAAGACAAGCTGGGCCTGCACCGCTTCAAGGCCGACGAGGCCTATCGCATCGGCGAGGGGCTGGGCCCGGTCGCGGCCTATCTGTCCATCCCCGAGATCATCCGCGTGGCCAAGCTGGCGGGCGCCGATGCGATCCATCCGGGATACGGGCTGCTGTCCGAGAACCCCGATTTCGTGGATGCCTGCGTCGAGGCCGGAATCACCTTCATCGGCCCGCGCGCCGACACCATGCGCGCGTTGGGCGACAAGGCCAGCGCCCGGCGCGTGGCGATCAAGGCGGGCGTGCCGGTCATCCCCGCGACCGAGGTGCTGGGCGAGGATTTCGACGCCATCAAGGCTGAGGCCGCCGAGGTCGGCTATCCGCTGATGCTGAAGGCCAGCTGGGGCGGCGGCGGGCGCGGCATGCGGCCCATCAACAACCCCGAGGAGCTGATCGAGAAGGTCCGCGAGGGGCGCCGCGAGGCCGAGGCGGCCTTCGGCAATGGCGAGGGCTATCTGGAGAAGATGATCCTGCGCGCCCGCCATGTCGAGGTGCAGCTGCTGGGCGACACGCATGGCGGGCTCTATCATCTCTATGAACGCGACTGCACCGTGCAGCGCCGCAACCAGAAGGTCGTCGAGCGCGCCCCCGCCCCCTATCTGAGCGAAGACCAGCGGGCCGAGGTCTGCGCGCTGGCGCTGAAGATTGGCCAGGCGGTCGGATACCAGAATGCCGGGACCGTCGAGTTCCTGATGGATATGGACAACCAGCAGTTCTACTTCATCGAGGTGAACCCCCGCGTTCAGGTCGAGCATACCGTGACCGAGGAGGTCACCGGCATCGACATCGTGCAGTCCCAGATCAAGATCGCCGAGGGCGCGACCCTGGCCGAGGCCACGGGGCATGCCGCGCAGGCCGACATCACCCTGTCGGGCCATGCGCTGCAATGCCGGGTCACGACCGAGGATCCGCAGAACAACTTCATCCCCGATTACGGCCGCATCACCGCCTATCGCAGCGCCACCGGCATGGGCATCCGCCTGGACGGCGGCACGGCCTATTCGGGCGGCGTCATCACGCGCTACTATGATTCGCTGCTGGTCAAGGTGACAGCCTGGGCGCAGACGCCCGATCAGGCGATCAAGCGCATGGACCGGGCGCTGCGCGAGTTCCGCGTGCGGGGGGTCAGCACGAATATCGACTTCGTCATCAACCTGCTGAAGCATCCGGTCTTCCTGGACGACACCTATACGACGAAGTTCATCGACACGACGGACGACCTGTTCACCTTTGCCAAGCGGCAGGACCGGGCGACGCGCATCCTGACCTATCTGGCCGATATCAGCGTGAACGGTCACCCCGAGACGGCGGGGCGCCCGCTGCCGCCCGCGCAGGCGCGCGCGCCGATCCCTCCGGCCCCCAAGGGCGCGCCCGCGCCGGGCACGCGGCAGATGCTGGAGGACCAGGGCGCGCAGGCGGTGGCCGACTGGATGGCGGCGCAGACGCAGCTGCTGATCACCGACACGACCATGCGCGACGGCCACCAGTCGCTGCTGGCCACCCGGATGCGGTCCATCGACATGATCCGCGTGGCGCCCAGCTATGCCGCCAACCTGCCGCAGCTGTTCTCGGTGGAATGCTGGGGTGGCGCGACTTTTGATGTCGCCTATCGGTTCCTGCAGGAATGCCCGTGGCAGCGGCTGCGCGACATCCGCGCCAAGATGCCGAACCTGATGACGCAGATGCTGCTGCGCGCGTCGAACGGGGTCGGCTATACCAACTATCCCGACAACGTGGTGCAGTTCTTCGTGAAGCAGGCGGCCGAGACGGGGGTGGACGTGTTCCGCGTCTTCGACAGCCTGAACTGGGTCGAGAACATGCGCGTCGCCATGGATGCGGTGATCGAATCGGGCAAGATCTGCGAGGGCACGGTCTGCTATACCGGCAACATGCTGGACCCCGACCGGGCCAAGTACGACCTCAAATACTATGTGAAGACCGCGCAGGACCTGAAGGCCGCGGGTGCGCATGTGCTGGGGCTGAAGGACATGGCGGGGCTCTTGAAGCCGCCCGCCGCCCGTATCCTGATCAAGGCGCTGAAGGAGGAGGTGGGCCTGCCCATCCATTTCCACACCCATGACACCTCGGGCATGGGCGGGGCGACGATCCTGGCCGCGGCGGATGCGGGCGTCGATGCGGTCGATTGCGCGATGGATGCGCTGTCGGGCAACACCAGCCAGCCGACGCTGGGCAGCGTCGTCGAGGCGCTGGCGCAGACCGAGCGCGACACGGGGCTGGATATCGGCGCGGTGCGCGCGATCAGCAACTATTGGGAGCGGGTGCGCGAAAGCTATGCCGCCTTCGAATCGGGGCTGCAGTCGCCGGCCTCGGAGGTCTATCTGCACGAGATGCCGGGCGGGCAGTTCACCAACCTGAAATCGCAGGCGCGCAGCATGGGGCTGGAGGATCGCTGGCACGAGGTCGCGCAGGCCTATGCCGACGTGAACCGCATGTTCGGCGATATCGTCAAGGTCACGCCGTCGTCGAAGGTGGTGGGGGACATGGCGCTGATGATGGTGTCGCAGAACCTGACGCCCGAGGATGTCATGAACCCCGACCGCGACATGTCCTTCCCGGATTCGGTCGTGGACATGATGCGCGGCAATCTGGGCCAGCCTCCGGGCGGCTGGCCGCAGGCGATCCAGGACAAGGTGCTGAAGGGCGAGGCCCCGATCACCGACCGCCCCGGCGCGCATCTGGAGCCGGTGGATCTGGAGGAGGTCCGCGCCAAGCTGTCCGAGGAGCTGGACGGCAAGGCGATCGACGACGAGGATCTGAACGGATACCTGATGTATCCCAAGGTTTTCACCGACTACATGGCACGCCACGAGACCTATGGCCCGGTCCGCACCCTGCCCACCCGCAGCTTCTTCTATGGCATGGAGCCGGGCGACGAGATCAGCGTCGAGATCGACCCGGGCAAGACGCTGGAGATCCGGCTTCTGACCCTGGGCGAGACCGACGAGAAGGGCGAGATGAAGGTCTTCTTCGAGCTGAACGGCCAGCCGCGCCAGGTGCGGGTCCCCAACCGCAAGGCGACCGGCACCTCGGCGGCGCGGCCCAAGGCGGATCCGGCCAATGCGGGCCATGTCGGCGCGCCGATGCCGGGGGTCGTGGCCTCGGTGGGCGTGACGGCGGGGCAGGCGGTGGCGCAGGGCGACCTGCTGTTGACCATCGAGGCGATGAAGATGGAGACCGGCCTGCATGCCGACCGCGACGGCACCATCACCGCGCTGCATGTGAGCCCGGGCCAGCAGATCGACGCCAAGGACCTGCTGGTCGAGATCGGCTGA
- the uvrA gene encoding excinuclease ABC subunit UvrA, with protein sequence MEQKFIEVRGAREHNLKNVDMDIPRDKLVVITGLSGSGKSSLAFDTVYAEGQRRYVESLSAYARQFLDMMGKPDVDHISGLSPAISIEQKTTSKNPRSTVGTVTEIYDYMRLLFARAGTPYSPATGLPIEAQQVQDMVDRVMALPEGTRAYLLAPIVRDRKGEYKKELMELKRQGFQRVKINGTFHDLDEAPTLDKKFRHNIDIVVDRIVVREGLETRLADSLRTALNLADGIAHLELATEGEEEPERLTFSEKFACPVSGFTIPEIEPRLFSFNAPFGACPVCDGLGMELFFDDRLVVPDAALSVDKGAIVPWAKTKSAYLTQTINALAKHYGFDKETPWKDLPDNIQQMFLRGSGKEEIKFRFDDAGRVYEIARVFEGVIPNMERRLRETDSNWVREEFERYQNNRPCGACNGYRLKPEALAVKIAGDHVGRVVQLSIQEALDWVQDAPNHLSKQKTEIAAAILKEIRERLGFLVNVGLNYLTLSRAAGTLSGGESQRIRLASQIGSGLTGVLYVLDEPSIGLHQRDNDRLLTTLMNLRDQGNSVLVVEHDEDAIRHADYVFDMGPGAGVHGGTVVSHGTPDQIAADPDSLTGQYLSGARAIEVPAERRKGNGKKVTVVKATGNNLKDVTAEFPLGKFVCVSGVSGGGKSTLTIETLFKTASLRLNGARQTPAPCETIRGLEHLDKVIDIDQRAIGRTPRSNPATYTGAFTPIRDWFAGLPEAKARGYKPGRFSFNVKGGRCEACQGDGVIKIEMHFLPDVYVECETCKGKRYNRETLEVQFKGKSIADVLNMTVEDAQGFFAAVPPIREKMDALMQVGLGYIKVGQQATTLSGGEAQRVKLSKELSRRSTGRTLYILDEPTTGLHFEDVRKLLEVLHELVDQGNTVVVIEHNLDVIKTADWIIDIGPEGGDGGGVIVATGTPEDVALVEASHTGRYLGPMLKPVRIRAAE encoded by the coding sequence ATGGAACAGAAGTTCATCGAAGTGCGCGGCGCGCGCGAACACAATCTGAAGAACGTCGACATGGACATTCCGCGCGACAAGCTGGTGGTGATCACCGGCCTGTCGGGATCCGGCAAGTCCAGCCTCGCCTTCGACACGGTCTATGCCGAGGGGCAGCGCCGCTATGTCGAAAGCCTGTCGGCCTATGCGCGCCAGTTCCTCGACATGATGGGCAAGCCCGATGTGGACCATATCTCGGGCCTCTCGCCCGCGATCAGCATCGAGCAGAAGACGACCTCGAAGAACCCCCGCTCGACCGTCGGCACGGTGACCGAGATCTATGACTATATGCGCCTGCTGTTTGCCCGCGCAGGCACCCCCTATTCGCCCGCGACCGGACTGCCGATCGAGGCGCAGCAGGTCCAGGACATGGTCGACCGCGTCATGGCCCTGCCCGAAGGCACGCGCGCCTATCTGCTGGCCCCCATCGTCCGCGACCGCAAGGGCGAGTACAAGAAGGAGCTGATGGAGCTGAAGCGCCAGGGCTTCCAGCGCGTCAAGATCAACGGCACCTTCCACGACCTGGACGAGGCCCCCACCCTCGACAAGAAGTTCCGCCACAACATCGACATCGTCGTCGACCGCATCGTGGTCCGCGAGGGGCTGGAGACGCGGCTGGCCGACTCGCTTCGCACCGCCCTGAACCTGGCCGACGGCATCGCCCATCTGGAGCTGGCCACCGAGGGCGAGGAAGAGCCCGAACGCCTGACCTTCAGCGAGAAGTTCGCCTGCCCCGTCTCGGGCTTCACCATCCCCGAGATCGAGCCGCGCCTCTTCAGCTTCAACGCCCCCTTCGGCGCCTGCCCGGTCTGCGACGGGCTGGGGATGGAGCTGTTCTTCGACGACCGCCTGGTCGTCCCCGACGCCGCCCTGTCCGTCGACAAGGGCGCCATCGTCCCTTGGGCCAAGACCAAGTCCGCCTACCTGACCCAGACCATCAACGCGCTGGCCAAGCATTACGGCTTCGACAAGGAGACCCCGTGGAAGGACCTGCCCGACAATATCCAGCAGATGTTCCTGCGCGGCTCGGGCAAGGAGGAGATCAAGTTCCGCTTCGACGATGCCGGCCGCGTCTACGAGATCGCCCGCGTCTTCGAGGGCGTCATCCCCAACATGGAGCGCCGGTTGCGCGAGACCGATTCGAACTGGGTCCGCGAGGAGTTCGAACGCTACCAGAACAACCGCCCCTGCGGCGCCTGCAACGGCTATCGCCTGAAACCCGAGGCGCTGGCCGTCAAGATCGCCGGCGACCATGTGGGCCGCGTCGTGCAGCTGTCGATCCAGGAGGCGCTGGACTGGGTGCAGGACGCCCCCAACCACCTCTCCAAGCAGAAGACCGAGATCGCCGCCGCCATCCTCAAGGAGATTCGCGAGCGTCTGGGCTTCCTCGTCAATGTCGGCCTGAACTACCTGACCCTGTCGCGCGCCGCGGGCACGCTGTCGGGCGGCGAAAGCCAGCGCATCCGCCTGGCCAGCCAGATCGGCTCGGGCCTGACGGGCGTTCTCTACGTGCTGGACGAGCCCTCCATCGGGCTGCACCAGCGCGACAACGACCGGCTTCTGACCACGCTGATGAACCTGCGCGATCAGGGCAATTCCGTGCTGGTCGTGGAACATGACGAGGATGCGATCCGCCACGCCGACTACGTCTTCGACATGGGCCCTGGCGCGGGCGTCCATGGCGGCACGGTCGTCAGCCACGGCACCCCCGACCAGATCGCCGCCGACCCGGACAGCCTGACCGGCCAGTATCTCTCGGGCGCCCGCGCCATCGAGGTGCCGGCAGAGCGTCGCAAGGGCAATGGCAAGAAGGTCACCGTGGTCAAGGCCACCGGCAACAACCTCAAGGACGTCACCGCCGAGTTTCCCTTGGGCAAGTTCGTCTGCGTCAGCGGCGTCTCGGGCGGCGGCAAGTCGACCCTGACCATCGAGACGCTGTTCAAGACCGCTTCCCTGCGCCTGAACGGCGCCCGCCAGACCCCGGCCCCCTGCGAGACGATCCGCGGGCTCGAGCATCTCGACAAGGTCATCGACATCGACCAGCGCGCCATCGGGCGCACGCCCCGGTCGAACCCCGCCACCTATACCGGCGCCTTCACCCCCATCCGCGACTGGTTCGCGGGCCTGCCCGAGGCCAAGGCGCGCGGCTACAAGCCCGGGCGCTTCAGCTTCAACGTCAAGGGCGGCCGCTGCGAGGCCTGCCAGGGCGACGGCGTCATCAAGATCGAGATGCATTTCCTGCCCGACGTCTATGTCGAATGCGAGACCTGCAAGGGCAAGCGCTACAACCGCGAGACGCTCGAGGTGCAGTTCAAGGGCAAGTCCATCGCCGACGTGCTGAACATGACGGTCGAGGATGCGCAGGGCTTCTTCGCCGCCGTCCCGCCCATCCGCGAAAAGATGGACGCGCTGATGCAGGTGGGGCTGGGCTACATCAAGGTCGGTCAGCAGGCTACGACCCTGTCGGGCGGCGAGGCGCAGCGCGTCAAGCTGTCCAAGGAACTCAGCCGCCGCTCCACCGGCCGCACCCTCTACATCCTCGACGAGCCCACCACGGGCCTGCATTTCGAGGATGTGCGCAAGCTCCTCGAGGTGCTGCACGAGCTGGTCGACCAAGGCAACACGGTGGTGGTGATCGAACACAATCTCGACGTCATCAAGACCGCCGACTGGATCATCGACATCGGCCCCGAGGGCGGCGACGGCGGCGGCGTGATCGTGGCCACCGGCACCCCCGAGGACGTGGCGCTGGTCGAAGCCAGCCACACGGGCCGCTACCTCGGCCCGATGCTGAAACCCGTCCGCATCCGCGCCGCCGAATGA
- a CDS encoding GcvT family protein — protein sequence MKSQVKVLVVGGGAVGCGIALHLARAGWDTLLVERDELTAGSTWHAAGLLPLFNMGYATSHIHDYSVRLYAGLEAETGLNAGFTRCGNLRMAQTDARMDEYMLYSATAETVGIEHQFLTPAQIRDRWPLVRTEDLKGALFHPTDGYINPADVTQAMAKGARMAGCAIERKIQVNGYRWTGSDWVVTVERMVEKGGNLIPSGEVFEIRAEHVVTATGNHAQRTARLLGIRIPAIPVEHQFIVTEPDPALMRWRAEGNPEHPVLRDADAKWYVREERGGWILGPYEKGAPARFPYGVPDSFRADLFPLDLERIEEEYMAMIHRIPTSETVGLKDDFNGPICYTPDGNPLVGPAPGLRNMWLAEGFSFGITAAGGVGHYLAQMMVEGEAEIDMASLDPRRFGDWMTTEYAVKKNEEAYENVFVLHHPDEERGAARPLRTSPAYDRQAARGAQFGQVNGWERPNYYAPMGFDDHDSRSFRRGGWWKYAKAEAEAVRSAAGLVDATAFAKHVVTGPGATAFLDWLTTNKLPKVGRINLTYALTDAGTVRTEYTIVRRGEQDYYLVSAGAWTDYDRDHLVKSAEDFMASGGAFVAVQDVTTQWGVFAIAGPQSRAVLAQLVRDAEPATVLSNKRFPWLSMRRIELGMVPVMAIRVAYTGELGWELHHPIEMQNHLFDRLMEAGEPLGLTLVGARAQNWLRQEKSYRAFGTELGRDATPLEAGLDRFVDLSKDFRGKAAMEGKGIRSLCVTLRIDGPADADPWGREGLFLDGARIGRLTSGGYSVAFGQQIGMGYVRPDLAVPGTRLQVRMFRELFDAVVCEDSPHDPQNARIRVDG from the coding sequence ATGAAGTCGCAGGTGAAGGTTCTTGTCGTCGGAGGCGGCGCCGTGGGCTGCGGGATCGCGCTGCATCTGGCCCGCGCGGGCTGGGACACCCTGCTGGTCGAGCGCGACGAGCTGACCGCCGGGTCCACCTGGCATGCGGCGGGGCTGCTGCCCCTGTTCAACATGGGCTATGCGACCAGCCATATCCACGATTACTCGGTGCGCCTTTATGCGGGGCTGGAGGCCGAGACGGGGCTGAACGCGGGCTTCACCCGCTGCGGCAACCTGCGCATGGCGCAGACGGATGCGCGGATGGACGAATACATGCTGTATTCCGCCACCGCCGAGACGGTGGGGATCGAGCATCAGTTCCTGACCCCGGCCCAGATCAGGGACCGCTGGCCGCTGGTCCGGACCGAGGATCTGAAGGGCGCGCTGTTCCATCCGACCGATGGCTACATCAACCCCGCCGACGTGACGCAGGCCATGGCCAAGGGCGCGCGCATGGCGGGATGCGCCATCGAGCGCAAGATCCAGGTGAACGGCTATCGCTGGACCGGGTCCGACTGGGTCGTGACGGTCGAGCGGATGGTCGAGAAGGGCGGCAACCTGATCCCCTCAGGCGAGGTCTTCGAGATCCGGGCCGAGCATGTGGTGACCGCCACCGGCAACCATGCGCAGCGCACCGCGCGGCTGCTGGGCATCCGCATCCCCGCGATCCCGGTCGAGCACCAGTTCATCGTGACCGAGCCGGACCCCGCGCTGATGCGCTGGCGGGCCGAGGGCAATCCCGAGCATCCGGTGCTGCGCGACGCGGACGCCAAGTGGTACGTGCGCGAGGAGCGGGGCGGCTGGATCCTGGGCCCCTATGAGAAGGGGGCGCCGGCGCGCTTCCCCTATGGCGTGCCCGACAGCTTCCGCGCCGATCTGTTCCCCCTGGATCTGGAGCGGATCGAGGAGGAGTACATGGCGATGATCCACCGCATCCCGACCAGCGAGACGGTGGGGCTGAAGGACGATTTCAACGGGCCGATCTGCTACACCCCGGACGGCAACCCCTTGGTCGGGCCCGCGCCGGGCCTGCGCAACATGTGGCTGGCCGAGGGGTTCAGCTTTGGCATCACCGCCGCCGGGGGGGTGGGGCATTATCTGGCGCAGATGATGGTCGAGGGTGAGGCCGAGATCGACATGGCGTCTTTGGACCCGCGCCGGTTCGGCGACTGGATGACCACCGAATATGCCGTGAAGAAGAACGAGGAGGCGTATGAGAACGTCTTCGTGCTGCATCATCCGGATGAGGAGCGCGGCGCGGCGCGGCCGCTGCGGACCTCGCCCGCCTATGACCGGCAGGCGGCGCGAGGCGCGCAGTTCGGGCAGGTGAACGGCTGGGAGCGGCCGAACTACTACGCGCCGATGGGCTTCGACGACCATGACAGCCGCAGCTTCCGGCGCGGCGGCTGGTGGAAATATGCGAAGGCCGAGGCCGAGGCGGTGCGGAGCGCGGCGGGGCTGGTCGATGCGACAGCCTTCGCAAAGCATGTGGTGACCGGGCCGGGGGCGACGGCGTTCCTCGACTGGCTGACCACCAACAAGCTGCCCAAGGTGGGGCGGATCAACCTGACCTATGCGCTGACCGATGCCGGGACGGTGCGGACGGAATACACCATCGTGCGGCGGGGCGAGCAGGATTACTATCTGGTCTCGGCGGGGGCCTGGACGGATTACGACCGCGATCACCTGGTGAAATCGGCCGAGGATTTCATGGCCTCGGGCGGGGCCTTCGTGGCGGTGCAGGACGTGACGACGCAATGGGGCGTCTTCGCCATCGCCGGGCCGCAGTCGCGCGCGGTGCTGGCGCAGCTGGTCCGGGATGCCGAGCCTGCGACCGTGTTGTCCAACAAGCGCTTTCCCTGGCTGTCGATGCGGCGGATCGAGCTGGGCATGGTGCCGGTCATGGCCATCCGCGTCGCCTATACGGGCGAGCTGGGATGGGAGCTGCATCACCCGATCGAGATGCAGAACCACCTGTTCGACCGGCTGATGGAGGCGGGCGAGCCCCTGGGGCTGACGCTGGTCGGCGCGCGGGCGCAGAACTGGCTGCGCCAGGAGAAGTCCTATCGCGCCTTCGGCACCGAGCTGGGCCGCGATGCGACACCGCTGGAGGCCGGGCTGGACCGCTTCGTGGACCTGTCGAAGGACTTCCGCGGCAAGGCGGCGATGGAGGGCAAGGGGATCCGGTCGCTCTGCGTCACGCTGCGCATCGACGGGCCGGCGGATGCCGATCCCTGGGGGCGCGAGGGGCTGTTCCTGGACGGCGCGCGGATCGGGCGGCTGACCTCGGGCGGGTATTCGGTGGCCTTCGGGCAGCAGATCGGCATGGGCTATGTCCGGCCCGACCTGGCGGTGCCGGGGACGCGGCTGCAGGTGCGGATGTTCCGCGAACTGTTCGACGCGGTGGTGTGCGAGGACAGCCCGCATGATCCGCAGAATGCGCGGATCCGGGTCGATGGCTGA
- the panC gene encoding pantoate--beta-alanine ligase yields the protein MQICRSTQAMRDWREGAGRVALVPTMGALHPGHLSLVTRARDWLDAQGGGRVVTSIFVNPTQFAPSEDLDKYPRSEAQDLDLLAGAGCDAVFLPQVADIYRPGAQTQVEVTGLGRMLMGRLRPGHFRGVATVVTKLFNIIQPQAAVFGEKDYQQLTLIRQMVADLDIPVQVLAGPTVRDADGLALSSRNQRLTPEDRASAPILARALDRAQAMVAPGTTPAALRRAIRALLAAEPRGQIRSIDIRDAGDLTRIATLDRPVVILLAVRFGEVLLIDQRVVHP from the coding sequence ATGCAGATCTGCCGCAGCACGCAGGCCATGCGCGACTGGCGCGAGGGTGCAGGCCGCGTGGCGCTGGTCCCCACCATGGGCGCGCTGCATCCGGGGCACCTGTCGCTGGTCACCCGCGCCCGCGACTGGCTGGACGCGCAGGGCGGCGGCCGGGTCGTCACCTCGATCTTCGTCAACCCCACGCAGTTCGCACCCAGCGAGGATCTGGACAAATACCCCCGGTCCGAGGCGCAGGATCTGGACCTGCTGGCGGGCGCGGGCTGCGACGCGGTCTTCCTGCCGCAGGTCGCCGACATCTACCGCCCCGGCGCGCAGACCCAGGTCGAGGTCACGGGCCTCGGGCGCATGCTGATGGGACGGCTGCGGCCCGGCCATTTCCGCGGGGTGGCGACGGTGGTGACCAAGCTCTTCAACATCATCCAGCCGCAGGCGGCGGTCTTTGGCGAAAAGGACTATCAGCAGCTGACCCTGATCCGGCAGATGGTCGCGGATCTGGACATCCCCGTGCAGGTCCTCGCCGGACCCACCGTGCGCGATGCCGACGGGCTGGCGCTGTCGTCGCGCAACCAGCGCCTGACGCCCGAGGACCGCGCAAGCGCCCCGATCCTGGCCCGCGCGCTGGACCGGGCCCAGGCGATGGTCGCCCCAGGCACCACGCCCGCCGCCCTGCGCCGCGCGATCCGCGCCCTGCTGGCGGCAGAGCCCCGAGGCCAGATCCGCTCCATCGACATCCGCGACGCGGGCGACCTCACGCGCATCGCCACGCTGGACCGCCCCGTGGTGATCCTGCTGGCCGTCCGCTTCGGCGAGGTGCTGCTGATCGACCAGCGCGTCGTCCATCCATAG
- the panB gene encoding 3-methyl-2-oxobutanoate hydroxymethyltransferase, translated as MSARPSDPAPVRRITAPQIAARKGDTPIVALTAYSAPMAAAVDPHAEVILVGDSLGMVVHGLPSTLGVTMEMMILHGQAVMRGSARALVVIDMPFGSYEESPEAAFRNAARIMAETGAGAVKLEGGARMAPTIRFLTDRGIPVMAHIGLTPQSTHTLGGFKTQGRDQASWPAHLADARAVSDAGAFSVVIEGVTEALADRLTEAVSIPTIGIGASARCDGQILVLDDMLGLSGRVPRFVQKFGDLGPRAEDAIAAYAAAVRDRSFPGPANLYR; from the coding sequence ATGTCCGCACGCCCCTCCGATCCGGCCCCCGTCCGCCGCATCACCGCCCCCCAGATCGCCGCCCGCAAGGGCGACACGCCCATCGTCGCGCTGACCGCCTACAGCGCGCCCATGGCCGCCGCCGTCGATCCCCATGCCGAGGTGATCCTGGTGGGCGACAGCCTTGGCATGGTCGTCCACGGCCTGCCCTCGACCCTCGGCGTCACGATGGAGATGATGATCCTGCATGGCCAGGCCGTCATGCGCGGCAGCGCCCGGGCGCTGGTCGTCATCGACATGCCCTTCGGCAGCTACGAGGAAAGCCCGGAAGCCGCCTTCCGCAACGCCGCCCGCATCATGGCCGAGACGGGCGCAGGCGCCGTCAAGCTGGAGGGCGGCGCCCGCATGGCCCCCACCATCCGCTTCCTGACCGACCGCGGCATCCCGGTCATGGCCCATATCGGCCTGACCCCGCAATCGACCCACACGCTGGGCGGCTTCAAGACCCAAGGCCGCGATCAGGCCAGCTGGCCCGCCCATCTGGCCGATGCCCGGGCCGTCAGCGACGCCGGCGCCTTCTCGGTCGTCATCGAGGGCGTGACCGAGGCATTGGCCGACCGCCTGACCGAGGCCGTGTCCATCCCCACCATCGGCATCGGCGCCTCCGCCCGCTGCGACGGCCAGATCCTGGTTCTGGACGACATGCTGGGCCTCTCGGGCCGCGTGCCCCGCTTCGTGCAGAAGTTCGGCGATCTGGGCCCCCGCGCCGAGGACGCGATCGCGGCCTACGCTGCCGCCGTCCGCGACCGCAGTTTTCCGGGGCCCGCCAACCTCTACCGCTGA